TACAAAATCATAGCTGTCGCTATATCCGTCATAGTTCGTGAACGAATAAAATATCCCTTGCAGCGTTGGAAAGGTATGAAATAGGAAAAATAGGAGCAAGGCCGGTATGGTCATTGTATAGAACGCGGCTTTCCTTTTGGCCATCGTAATCCTCCTTCTTTAAATGGAGAAGAGCGCACGATCAGCGCACGCTTCTCCTCTCACTAAGGGCTTTCGGTTCAAGCTCATTATTTACGGTTTGCAACCTTGTCCCACTCTGTATCAAACTGCTTCACATAAGCGTCTACATCTTTCTTTTGCAGGAAGCCTTGAATAATCGTATCAGCTTTCACTGCACTTGGAATGAAGTGGTCGGAGAAGTCCTCGATAGCACCGCTCTCGAATGCCGCATTGAAGCCTTCTACGCTTGGATCAGATTGCGTTACGCCTTTAACCGCAGAGAATGCTTTTTGTTGATCGATGAAGAATTGAATATTGTCGGGTTGCAGCATGAAATCGATGAATTTCTTAGCTTCCTCAGAATGCTTCGTATTCTTGGAGATCGCTAGCAGAGTGTCGACCCCGGAAATCACTTTGTTCTTCGCTTCATCATTTGTTGCAGGGAATGGGAATACACCCAGCTCTACATTTGGATTTGCCTTCAGAATTTCAGGGATAGCCCATACGCCTTGAATGTACATAGCAGCTTCTCCTCTGGCAAATGCAGCATTACCATCGTTGTAGCCCTTGCCGAACAGATCCTTCTGACCGAAGTCGAGCAATTTCAATTGCTTCTCGGCAACTTCACGGAACTCAGGGCTATCGAATTTGATAGCTCCCTCGGCACGTTTGCCATAGAAGTCGATGCCAACAATATCACTGGACAGAGAGTTGAACGGAACTAGTGTTGTCCAGGAGTCCTTTAACGTCTGATAAATCGCTGTCTTGCCAGCATCCTTCGCTTTTTGAGCTACATTTATAAATTCATCCCAAGTCTTAGGAACTTCGACTCCAAGCTCGGAGAAGATCGCTTTGTTATAAATCACTCCGCTTGCATTCGCCGTAAACGGAATGGCATAAGCGCTTTCAGAACCGATAAGCTTGTTCAACATATTCAGATAAGCTGGTTGAATATTATTAAGTAGAGCATCTCCGGTAAGATCAGCGAAGATTCCGCTCTTTGCCAATTGGGAATAAGTATCTGTGGCACCGAGACCGATAATATCAGGAACGTCTTTTTTCGCTACGCGGGTTTTAAGGACAGTCTCGGCATCCGGCGGGTTCACTTGCTGAACATGAATATTCGGATTAGCCTCATTGAATTTCTTAATAAGAGCGTCGAATGAATCCTTGGCTTCCGTCTTGTTCTGGAAGAACTCCAACTCTACCTTCTTAGCCGATGACGTATTGCCACTGGACTCATTCGAATTTTTTGGACTGCCGCAGCCGGCTAATGCCATCAAAAATAATGCACTCACAAGAACTAAGGATATTGTCTTTTTCATACTTACTGACCCTCCATACTTTTTATTTTTGCTGTGTAGAATAACCAATAGCGAGTAAACGTATACTTCTATTTTGAAGAAACGTCCTGTCTTCTCTTTCCCGGAAACCACCTCCCTCAAGTCAATTGTCTATTAACTCTCTTTGTAACCCATCTATGAATAATTGATAGAAATAGACTAGAAATAGAGTAAACGTTTACTTCATCGTGAAAAAAACTTGCCTTGTTGATCAAGGCATTTGGCGAACCGTCTGTCTCTCTATTAATTGATGGCTAACGATGCTGCTGGATACCTGATCGGTGCCTTCGATTAATTGAATCAGCATCTCAGATGCCATACGCCCCATCATCGGCAAAGGCTGGTGAATCGTCGTTAATGGAGGAAAGACCATTCTCGAAAAGACCAGATCATCATAACCGATAATCGACATATCCTCCGGGATCTTAAGTCCTCGTTCCAGGGCTTCCCCCATCGCGCCGATCGCCATCTCATCACTGGCAGCAAACAGAGCCGTGAACGGTGGCGCCTCATCCAGCAGCTTCTTCATCGCTTCACGCCCCATATCCAGACGGAAGTTTCCGTAGCCCACTCTCGAATCCATATATTCCAGACCATGGTCTTCAAGCGCCTGACGATACCCCTCCAGACGAGGAACGCCAGCAATGGCATCTGTAATCGTACCGCAGATCATTGCGATATTACGATGTCCTTTGCGGATAAGATACTCTGTAGCATGATAGGAAGCCTGTCGATCATCTACCTTCACATAAGGAATAGCATGCTTATGGGATAACGTGTTAACCAGTACGACCGGAACCCTCATTTGCTTGAGCAGCTTGTAATACTCATCCTCCAAAGATCCGCTTGTGAATATCACGCCGTCCACCTGCTTCTCTCCAAGTACCTGGAGGTACTTCAGCGTACGCTTTCCGTCTTCATCCGTATTGCACATAATGACGCTAAATCCCTTATCATTGGCTACCTGTTCTATCCCGTGCAGAATCTCTGACGAGAAGCTGCTTGATACATCGGGAACGAGGACACCAATCGTCTGCGTCCGCTTATTGATTAGACCTCTGGCAATAGCGTTAGGCTGGTAGCCGAGCTCTTCAACCGCTTTCAAAACCTCCTGCTTCGTCTTGTCAGAATAGCCTGAAAGATTGTGAAGCACTCTAGAAACTGTAGCAACCGATACCCCTGATGCCTTGGCGACATCCTTAATTGTTGGAGGGTTCATATTCCCATCACAATCGCAACCTTCTTCACATATTCATAACCGTTAGTATTTACTTAAAAATTTTGAGTAAACGTTTAACTTGGTTACAGTATACTTTTCTGTTTTACCTTTGTCAACGCTTTTATGAATCGCTTTCACGATTTTAAGCCAAATATTCGCGAAGTAAAGTAAGCCCTTTCTTGCTTGCCTAGCCACCCGCCCCCCATCGATTGAAGAGCGGGCCGCCGGCTGCTGTGAACCATTATGGTAATGTCAATAAGAGAGGTTTAACCGTATTGGCAAAAGAATAATTCGTGGTCTTGTCCCAGTTGATCGACCATGTCATCGCACCGCGGAAATCCGGATACTTCGCTACCGGCTTGTACGTCCCGCAATCGGTGCCATTCGTCAGGCACTTCAACGCATTGTTGACGACCGTCGGAGAGACATAGCCTCCTCCAGCCGCACCCGAAGTGGCAGGTACTCCGATTCCTAATTGAGAAGGCTCTACCCATTGCAGCGTCAGATCGGACAGCGCCGTAAGGAAATCAATCGTCCCCTGTGAGTAGCATTTCCCATCACGGCCCAACATACACCCGGAATTGTAATATTGGACATTGATGACGGTGGTGATGTCTTTAAGATTGTTGTACAGCTGCATATACGTTGTATTCGGGCTTTGCATATCAATCGTCTGTGGAGCCATCGTCAGAATGAATCCTGATCCGACTTTGGCTTGCAATTGACGTACTGCATTCGTCAGGTTTGTTACATTCATGCCATTCTCAAGGTCAATATCGATTCCATCAAGTCCGTACTGTGTAATCAGCCCGTACATACTGTCCACGAAATTGGCAACGTTCGGTGAAGCATTATTCAAGTTAACATTCCCCATCTCTCCACCGATAGAGAGAATGACCTTCTTGCCTTGAGCATGCTTCGCCTGGATGTCATTGATCAGATCGGCATTTGTGTAGCCACCCAGTGCATTAGATAGAGGTCCATTTACGTTAAAGGTCACTCCGCCTGGCTTCGCTGGATCCATTTCCGCGAAGGAGAGTGCAATAATATCATATTGGCTTGGAACGTCACTGAGCTTAATATTGGAGGAGCCGTTAATGAAATTATGCCAATAGCCTGTCAGCGTGTGCTTCGGCAGTTGCCCTCCGCCTCCGCCGCCTCCAGTCGTCGTTGCGCTAACCGCTGTGCTTTGTGGGGATACATTCCCGGCAGCATCCTTAGCGGCTACCTTGAAAGTATACGCCGTACCTGCAGAGAGGCCCGAGACCGTAGCGCTTGTTCCCGTGACAGACAGTGCCAGATTTGCGCCTTGGTATACATCGTAGCCGGTGACCCCGACATTATCTGTGGAAGCCGTCCAGGATAGCGATACTGACGATGAGGTTACACCCGTGACTGTAACGTTGGCAGGTGTTGAGGGGGCCTGAGTATCCGGGCCGCTGACGGCATTCGTCTTCACGCTGATCGTATTGCTAGAAGGAGATACATTGCCGGCAGCATCCTTGGCCTTGACCGAATAAGAATAAGTCGTATCCGGGGTAAGTCCGGTATGGGTGAATGTCAACGTAGATCCGGAGACACTACCGACCGTTGCCGTACCTTGATAGATCACGTACTCCGTGACGCCAACATCATCCGTGGAGGCGGTCCATTGCAGCGTGATACTGGAACTTGTTATACCGGAAGCATTTAGATTACCCGGTGCAGTCGGTGCTTGGGTATCACTGGTTCCCCCCTGTGTCTGCTGCCACAATGCTGGCACGTTAGTCGGTTCCCAACCGACAAGCGAAGTATGCGCTTGCAGTGCTTTATAGGTATTGCCTCCATAGGTCACAGTATCGTTCGCTTGGTAAGCCACATTCGGCGCCCATGCGCCCCGATCCGCAGCAAATGCCAGTGATGGCAGCAGCGCCACTAATAGTGCGATGATCAGTAAGACAGGTATTCCGCGTCTGATCCCCTTGCTCGTCCGTTGCGGCATTCTTCTCATCGAAACTCCTCCTTATCATTTCAGCTAGCTACCTCCATCTCCCTTAAAACCATAAAACCTTGAAATTCCTCCTTTCTTCTTTCTCTATGAAAATAAACCATGCGTCATACTTCGATAGAGCAGCCAGTGACAGCATAGAATATTTAAGCAGATCATCGACCAGAAAGCAGGTCAAAAAATAGGCCCATGAAATAGATGGACATTAACCTACAAAACAAAAACACATTACATACAAACAACTACAACTGAGAAACTGAAAAATTGGATTCGTTGGATAGGAACATCGATGCTTCAAAGAGGACACACAACAACAACTGGATGTGTAGAACTAGACTTGCTTGATAAGAGGAATATATTGCAGAAAAGCTGAGGTTTACTTACTAATCTGTATCCATTGTAAATAATTGTAATTCCATTGTCTATATCTGATTCGCCAAAATATATCAAAATTTAAATTTAGTCAAAATTGTTCACACCTGCTTGCAATTAGAAAAAGAGCCTGATCATCTGCACGATGATGAGAC
The window above is part of the Paenibacillus lutimineralis genome. Proteins encoded here:
- a CDS encoding LacI family DNA-binding transcriptional regulator, translated to MNPPTIKDVAKASGVSVATVSRVLHNLSGYSDKTKQEVLKAVEELGYQPNAIARGLINKRTQTIGVLVPDVSSSFSSEILHGIEQVANDKGFSVIMCNTDEDGKRTLKYLQVLGEKQVDGVIFTSGSLEDEYYKLLKQMRVPVVLVNTLSHKHAIPYVKVDDRQASYHATEYLIRKGHRNIAMICGTITDAIAGVPRLEGYRQALEDHGLEYMDSRVGYGNFRLDMGREAMKKLLDEAPPFTALFAASDEMAIGAMGEALERGLKIPEDMSIIGYDDLVFSRMVFPPLTTIHQPLPMMGRMASEMLIQLIEGTDQVSSSIVSHQLIERQTVRQMP
- a CDS encoding fibronectin type III domain-containing protein gives rise to the protein MRRMPQRTSKGIRRGIPVLLIIALLVALLPSLAFAADRGAWAPNVAYQANDTVTYGGNTYKALQAHTSLVGWEPTNVPALWQQTQGGTSDTQAPTAPGNLNASGITSSSITLQWTASTDDVGVTEYVIYQGTATVGSVSGSTLTFTHTGLTPDTTYSYSVKAKDAAGNVSPSSNTISVKTNAVSGPDTQAPSTPANVTVTGVTSSSVSLSWTASTDNVGVTGYDVYQGANLALSVTGTSATVSGLSAGTAYTFKVAAKDAAGNVSPQSTAVSATTTGGGGGGGQLPKHTLTGYWHNFINGSSNIKLSDVPSQYDIIALSFAEMDPAKPGGVTFNVNGPLSNALGGYTNADLINDIQAKHAQGKKVILSIGGEMGNVNLNNASPNVANFVDSMYGLITQYGLDGIDIDLENGMNVTNLTNAVRQLQAKVGSGFILTMAPQTIDMQSPNTTYMQLYNNLKDITTVINVQYYNSGCMLGRDGKCYSQGTIDFLTALSDLTLQWVEPSQLGIGVPATSGAAGGGYVSPTVVNNALKCLTNGTDCGTYKPVAKYPDFRGAMTWSINWDKTTNYSFANTVKPLLLTLP
- a CDS encoding ABC transporter substrate-binding protein, giving the protein MKKTISLVLVSALFLMALAGCGSPKNSNESSGNTSSAKKVELEFFQNKTEAKDSFDALIKKFNEANPNIHVQQVNPPDAETVLKTRVAKKDVPDIIGLGATDTYSQLAKSGIFADLTGDALLNNIQPAYLNMLNKLIGSESAYAIPFTANASGVIYNKAIFSELGVEVPKTWDEFINVAQKAKDAGKTAIYQTLKDSWTTLVPFNSLSSDIVGIDFYGKRAEGAIKFDSPEFREVAEKQLKLLDFGQKDLFGKGYNDGNAAFARGEAAMYIQGVWAIPEILKANPNVELGVFPFPATNDEAKNKVISGVDTLLAISKNTKHSEEAKKFIDFMLQPDNIQFFIDQQKAFSAVKGVTQSDPSVEGFNAAFESGAIEDFSDHFIPSAVKADTIIQGFLQKKDVDAYVKQFDTEWDKVANRK